The Novipirellula caenicola genomic interval CTTTTCTCAAGCGATTGATTCCACCAAGAGGACGATGCTCTTGGATGCCGTGCCAGGGAGTGAAGAACAATCGCTCGCACTTCACTCGCTGCTCGGGTGAATCGAAGTCCTGCTTCGGAATCGTGATTCTTGCAACGGTCACGTACTGATCGGGCCATTCGGTTGACGCATTTTCGATATCGGTTGCGATGTCGATCTGGGATGGTTCACGCACTTGAATCGCAAAGTCGAAAATAACGTCCTTTTTCTCGAGTCGCTTGATCAACGCGGTGCGGAGATAGTTGGGATCATCCACGTTCGGCGGATCCTGGCTACGGGCGACCGGAGAAGCGCGAAACTTCATCACTTGCCGCTGGCCAAGCAAGAACGGAGCCGCACTAAAGTATGAATTGTCGACCGGGCTAGCCGGAGGCGGCTCAAACGCGCCTTGATCCCCATTGACTTCATTTGCCGCGATCCGCCCCACGATCACCTTGGTTCGCTGCGCCCGCAGCTTTTGTTCGGGAGTGCCGTTAGTCAGTCGCTCCACGAAAAACTTCGCTCCGGAATCGTTGTTGTCCAGCAGCACTTGGCTGAGTAGTTCGTAGTCTTCGACATTGGCAAATGCAAATGCCGGCTGGTTGACCATCACAAAGTCTTGTGTCAGCCCGCCGTGCAATGGCATCAGCGGTTCGCCTTCCACACCGATCAGCTTGATTGCCATGCCTCGGCTTCCATGGACCGGCGTGCCGGACTCGTGGCGGGTGGAATCGGACTCGACTCGGACCGCTGCATTGGAGAAGCGAATGAATGCATCATAGCTGGCACCGGGTTGGAAGACGCCGACCGCATACTTTGGCGGCATGTCGGACAGGACTTCGAATTTTGCCGTGACGCAGCCGTGGTCCTTCGGGTGAACCCCTCGCAGCATCCGTTTATCTTCCGGGTATCGCACTCGCATTTGTTGTGCGGTCAGGTTGACGATGTTAGCGATCCGCTCGGCTTCCCCATCGGGGATCGCTTCCCAATCGGCAATCTCGTCCGGAGTATCATCTTTGTTGGGGTTGCTAGACAAGGATTTCATATACTCAACCAATGCGTAACGCTCATCGTCGGTGAAGTCACGCCATTCGCCGTTTTCGAAGGTTTGCGTGAACCCTTCTTCGGGGCCTGCGCCGTGACCTTCGTGGCCGGCATTGGAGTTGCCGGGGATCGGGTGGTTGTCTTCGTCGAGCACTTTGAATTCGGAACCGATGTTTGATTGCTCGGTGACAAAGCCAACCTTTACCGGATCAAACTTTCGAGTTCCGACCCAAAACAACTTGCTGCGTTGATCGGCTGGCAGTAGTGTTTCATAGAGATTGGGGACCGAGCCATTATGGAAATAGGGAGCGGTGGCCCAGATGCCTTCGAGTGGCCGCGCGATGTATCCGGCACCATTGGGATTGGGAGGATCCTGTGGTTTCGGAAGAAACTCGCGGAGATCCACTTGCTCTGC includes:
- a CDS encoding catalase family protein, producing the protein MRCLSIFTILAVAISTTLSAQTTYLDQGWSDEQRHEFYFTPQGSQLIPYQWFLALEQVDSDVPFRDAANLRRYGLLPSEPTERNPDGLPIGFVRDGVVATESTRVAEPSSTARSLAKAATRFEIKKAYLGVNFDKKLYPKERETWFGLTCAACHTHEIEYGGKTIRIDGGSMQADIESFLADLGKALQATHTDPEKLARFASRIGRAQPDMPEFKDEVKQIADAVNRLVERNRAKHPYGFARLDAFGAILNAVCETALNEPANRRESNAPVSFPSLWNTPEMGYVQWGASADFPEARNVGEVLGVFASFTVAPGEQPFDSTVRLKNLIKLEHELIKKLRAPDWPEAVFGKLDDDKVKLGQQLFAKNCQSCHSLRDPSGEFARNSVGKIPIRSNTLTEVQTDPQFLRNLAPTNLAKTGNFKQLFAGEAQIPRTQMLSVVVGGIMKQRAEAEQVDLREFLPKPQDPPNPNGAGYIARPLEGIWATAPYFHNGSVPNLYETLLPADQRSKLFWVGTRKFDPVKVGFVTEQSNIGSEFKVLDEDNHPIPGNSNAGHEGHGAGPEEGFTQTFENGEWRDFTDDERYALVEYMKSLSSNPNKDDTPDEIADWEAIPDGEAERIANIVNLTAQQMRVRYPEDKRMLRGVHPKDHGCVTAKFEVLSDMPPKYAVGVFQPGASYDAFIRFSNAAVRVESDSTRHESGTPVHGSRGMAIKLIGVEGEPLMPLHGGLTQDFVMVNQPAFAFANVEDYELLSQVLLDNNDSGAKFFVERLTNGTPEQKLRAQRTKVIVGRIAANEVNGDQGAFEPPPASPVDNSYFSAAPFLLGQRQVMKFRASPVARSQDPPNVDDPNYLRTALIKRLEKKDVIFDFAIQVREPSQIDIATDIENASTEWPDQYVTVARITIPKQDFDSPEQRVKCERLFFTPWHGIQEHRPLGGINRLRKAVYEASTRDRNLPKEPSSAR